The window TgagtggtttatcgagtgtgatttcggaattagtggttagtttgacgaacatttgaaagtgtgaggtcacgagatgaatatcggttggtgggtggtttgtcgagtgtgaggtcggaattagtggttggtttgacgaatatttaaaagtgtgaggtcaccaAATGGAGGTcaggtgagtggtttgtcgagtgtgaggtcgaaattaagattggtggttgagtttgacgagggataaaagatgtgtcatcaattgaggtcgattaagattggtgagtggtttccCGAGAGGATAAAaaagacatataaaaaaaatgtgagcCACAAGTTAATGGTCAATTGAGAGGTTAACTGAGGTGtcgaaagaataaaatatattttaacataaagtttaaaattaaacttaatttttacaaattaacactaattttaaattaattaaatttaaataatattaattttatttaaaatatttatagataaatactagtttaaatatatatatattctatattcGGAATTCATGTTAATTAATCATAAACATTGTTCATATGCATCAATTTATTATAtggtatatatttaatgatagaACGGTGACTATAAAACAAAGTGAGATGGTTTCTTCCAAATGTAAATATTGTGCCCTATTTACATGAATTAATAAAGatgaaaacattaatttttgatcatttaattgtacttcaaataacataataacaagataaaaagaagaagaatcatatatatattaagatcaTACTCACGAACATAAAAGTAACAAATTATGGTAGATAGTGCAATACAAATATTACTCACCATAGTGAATTGCACAAGTTCACgttattaattacataaaaagGTAAAAGGAAGTAAGATACAGTGAAAGAAAATTAGACAAACAGACCATTAAGTTTGTTTGTACAATTTGCTTTTCAAagattttcttcttcttatttaaatattttatattcttcttattttcttcttttgacCCTCAAATTCTCACTCATTAATGCTTTATATCTACTCATATAAAGCTTGACTCAAAAGCTTAGGTGTTGGTATTGTCATAAGagcctttttcttctttagtATAAGAGCAAACTTCTCTTCTAAGTCCAACTTCTCTCCTTCAGACAATTTCCACTCGAAAGAGTGGATTAGTGAGGCcatcaaatataaaaacattatttcggCTATTTCAATGCCCGGACATATTCTTCTACCGGAGCCAAATGGTAGGTAGTTAAAGTCATTTCCACTGTAATCCAACTTAGACTTCATAAACCTTTCAGGATCAAACTTGAGTGGATTCTCCCAAAGAGAAGGGTCTCGATGTATGGCCCAAGCATTAATGAAAACACGAGTGCCCTTGAGGATGGTGTACCCACCGATGGTGCAAGTCTCACTAGGGCAGTGTGGTACGAGAAGGGGCACGGGAGGGTGTAACCGGAATGTCTCTTTCATGACTGCATACAAATAAGGTAATTTGTGCATATGTGATTCCTCAACTATATTGTTTGGACCTACCACAACTTCTAATTCTTGTTGTGCTTTCTTCATTATTTGGGGATCGTTCATCATCTCAGACAACATGAATTCCATTGTGTTTGTTGTTGTACCCGTCCCTGCGAGAATCATATCCTGtcaagagattttttttatgatctGGTTGGATATATGTTTAAGTTGTTATCATAGAAAACTAATAGATATTTACCAGTAAAAGCGATTTAAGATGAGATGTGGTTAAAGGAATTTTAGTATCCCCTCCTCCCTTCCTCAAATTCAATAGACCTTGCAGAAAATCTTTCTTCTCATTATTATCATCCTTTCTCATTCGTTCATTTATCATCAATTCAAAAACTGTGTCAAATTTATTCACCAATATCTTCATCTTTTTCTCTATACCTTGCAAATCCAAATAAGATAGACTTGGAATGAAATCTGATATATTTGGTACTCCCATTAGCATCGTCAATTCTTCCACAAAGAGACGGAACTCAATGCCTAGATTCCTTTCCCTCATCTCATTTCCACATTCTCCCCATAATATGGTGCTTATTGAGTTCAACATCGTCATGAACATCTCTTCCCCAACATTCACCAGCGACATCCTCCGGACCCAAAGTCTATTGATCATCTTTCGAACCTCCCTCTGCCGGATATCATAGAATGAATCCACCTTCGATTTGGTAAGCATCTCTTGGACGCTTATTTTCCTTAGCATCCTCCATTCAGGTCCGTAAGGGCTCCACAAAATGTCAGAACCTCCATAGAACGCAACTTTACCAGCAATAGGGACGTCTCGGTTGGCAAAGATGATGTCTTGATCTTTGAGAACTTCTTGTGCCACCGAGGAAGTGGAGATGACTACTGCTATCTTGTTTCCAAGTCGGAGGGAGAAGATTGGGCCATAGGACTTGGCCAAGGCCGTGAAGTAAGAGTGAAGCTCGGAATTTAGGAAAGGGAGGTTTCCAAAAATGGGTAACCCCATCGGTCCTGGAGGCAGCGACAAAGATTGTTTCTTTTGAGCATTTCTTGAGAACTTTTTATATAGAAGTGATGTGCACCATATCAAGTTGaggatgaaaatgaaaaaacttaataatGTCATGAGAATTGGAGGAGAGAAGATAAAATGTATGCAGCTTGAATGGAGAGAAGATAAGacaatttatacaaaaacaaaaaataaaataaaaatatataaaattaataaaataataaaaatggaatgaattttataaatttaaataattttattatacataatgttatatgtatatatcattattaataagaaaaaaaattcattaattattatattaaaaacaattttcatactcaaataatattatatatatatattataaacaataattaatatatataaatgatgagagaatatatatatatatatatatatatatatatatatatatatatatatatatatatatatatatatatatatatatatatatatatatatatatatatataaatataaactaataaaaacaattttttttttagcattttttaaaaatatttatttttttttaaaaaacaaatatgataaactattatatattaaaaaataagtaaataaatatgtaatattttataattattaaatattaaaaaattaattaagagagaaatatttgtaattagaataatatatataaatatattatatttatatataaaaaaatgaaaagataaattatgatagaataaaaaataatctctataattattaattttatataaatattttagctcttattatttatatatattatattatttattatttttcttttttagttaagaaaaatatgatataatataaatctttatataaaaaaataaatatataacattatataattattatatattgaaaaataaattagaagggaaataattttaattataataagatatatatttatagaatatatgaacattatatattaaaaaaataaaaaagataaattatttttattaataaattttgtaaatatataaattttgacaatcctaaattataaataatattaaaataatattttgaatttttaaaatttaaaataacttaaaaagagattaaaaatcaaattagggttaattattttgataattaaatattaattaaaatttttaataataattttaaggttaaaatattatatttattttacccaaattaaaaccaaaaagggttgaaattatttaattattattttaaacatagaTTATATGTAGTTTATGACttaaagttattaaataaatactcatatagtcaagaatacccaaaaataaaaataatttttaatatgttttcaaaaatagtttttatggaatttttggtgaaaaaaaaaatgaaagaaatggttaaaaattcgttttcaaataaccattttattaaaatataaactaataatcctATGTAgcctaaattatatttaaatattgcaGCATGGATTTTGGCCATCTGATCAATGCTGAATTTTCATCTAGCGCTTATGGAGAAGTCACACCCCGTTGCAGCGGAAGCATGCACGCGCCTAGTCCACATGGGATCAACTAAAGGAATGTCAACCCCGTTAGCCAAAATCGACCAGAAGCGGATGGAACGCCAAAACGCCATGTTTCGGTTAAacgaaacgacgttgttttaaCCCGTCTTCTACGCCTATGTAGGGCAGCGCCGGAAACGCGATCGATGTCGGTGATTCTTCTAGAAGCTTTATCTCCGCCTACGCGTGATCTTATCCCTTTAATTTTCACCCTCGTGCACGTCTACTCTCTACCATCATTACCCTAAGCTGTGAAGTCAAGACATATCCCATAGCTAGGATTATGAAGTTGAATGGAAACTGGAAAAAACAGCTTCGAAGGCCAAATCGAACTTGAATTCGATAACAATAGCCAAcctagttttatataaatactctctAAGGGATCTTCTTCtaattcatcaaacaagaatCACATCTTAAAGTACAATTCAAAGAATCTTGAATTGGATTTTTGTAAAATCCTCTACGGCGATCAAAGCTTTGATCTAGGCTTTGGGAATGCTTCTCACACATccttggagtgttctccaagtGTTGGTAAGCTTCCAGATCATCTGTATTTCGATGTGtgattgaaaattgaattttttcaagcttgatcggtttgatctgtTCTAGGGTTCAATGTTGggttttctttgtttagaatcattcctCAGATGAGATATGAATTTTACGTTGAAAtagatttgatcaaatcaatCTAAAacgaaaaatacaaaaattggtttgaatttttttttttacaatttaatgtCCTTAAGCTTTTAAGCTAGAATTTTGGTTGAATTTCAATTTGTAAATCTGTTATAGagcttgaatgatgttcttgttttggttgtgttcaaaggtgttggaacaagaattagtcCATGAGATTgcctaattcaaaagatcccaaatttttacctaaaaacgattttgagaaattgatctttataGAGATTGATTGATCATAATTAGGGTTAGGGCTTTTAATCCCCACAATCATATGAGTTGGTTAAGCTTACatatcatgatttcatgatatGTATCAAAAGATATAAGACCTACaatttgaccaattcaagaacactcAATTCTCTTAGACCAAAGCAAAAGATCAAGGTTTTAGCCTGGGACCGAGAACAAGGACCAAGAAAATTGACCTAGAACCGAGACtaaggaccgatgttcttaagACAAGATCGAGACCAAGATTCGATGTTCTTGATTTAGGACCGATACTAAGGACCAATGTTCTTAAGTCAGGAccgaccaatgttcttgagctagaaTTGAGGATCCATACCGTATgttttaacctaggaccgagaggtctaaccttgGACCGAGACTCCTAAGTCCACGACCAAGGAAGATAGATTTGGGACGAAGCCTCTCAGGCCTAGGACCGAACATATTGAGTTCAAGACCGAGCCTCCTGAATCCTAGGATCGAGTAGCCTGAGTTCAGGACCGAGCCTCATAAACCTCAGGAACGAGCCTTCCGATCCCTTGACCGGGTGTTCCGAACCCCGGTCTAAACCACATCGGTCTAGACTGAGCCCGTCCGATCCCAGATCGGCAAAAACATACCCAAGCCCTAGGACTCCGGTCAttaggcctgtttggttccacttttaaaataaaaaactatttttaattttggaacgccaattccttttcaaataatctcgaaaggtcataaaatgatatttaaatattttcgaaatatttctcaaacaaatattttggctaaagcccagtttggaatttatttttaaaatctaaccgttttctaatatattttagggtttttaCTCAGTTTTATATTAACGCAATCGTAGACATGCCTTtccaaataattttgtataattatttacgtaatctaaatcTATCATTGTTTAAGACCCCCAAACTattaattgaagaaaataaaattttaaaaccttCCTTTGACGGGTGTAAAGGATTTAGCGCGAAAACCCTTTTCTGAGCGTAACCAAAAACTGAAACCTTTATAAAGactctagtataaagtacgtttGTATATGTAccttttactaatttttctaaaataatttgagaactctattttcaaatagacaatcttttaaattagttatgtttgattaatttaaaccggttctatttaaattattatttaattcccagatttttaaatttaaatagaattaattatttttacatgattaatttttaaatctttcaagtattttcaaaatattttcttttagaaaGATGTATAACACACAAATCAATGTTGAAACACATCAAATTTCGAGTCACCTCAGGTCTCCCTGTATTGCCATGTATCATCCAAACACATGCTAAGCTACGAGGGGACCCCGGggtacaaaattatataatatattaaaaaaaaaattagaataagagatataattatttttattatatatatataattatttttattatatatatatatatatatatcattatttggagaaatactatttatattattttagtaataaatttatataatatattaaaaaattattaggttaaaggatttaattaattttattatatataatgttatatgtatatataattattaataaatcttttttaataattaattagttattataataacaaaCCAAATTTTCATACTcaaatagtattttatttatatataaattaaaaacaagaaaaaagattatatatatatatattaagaaaaatctcataaaatattatatatataaaaataaataaataaataggttacattatataatttttacaagTATTGACAAGATGTCCAATACCATACAAAGTTGACATTGTTGGTGAGAGTGACAATTATCCGATGTATGTCTAATTTGATCACAATTGGTACATTTCGAACGTTGATTACCACCATTATTATTTCTGCGGCGGTTCCCaatatgagaaaataattttttccagATTGAAGATTATTAAGCCCATAATTTGATCGACttgaattattgtttatattattgttgGACCTATATAAAGGCGTCCCGCTCCAGCTGCCACCAGAATCGGACTCGGGGTCCATTGACATAAGAATTTTTAGCCATATTATATTTAGAGGGTCCTATATTTGATCTCCTTTCTCGTAGTGATGGATTCCCGCGATAGTTTCTTCCACCTCCTTTATGTCGTTAGAAAGCAAGATTGGTTGAGGCATTGTTGGAAACAGAATGTGCCAACTCTAGTCGTTGTTCGTGGTTGAGAGTTAGGTGAGTTCCTCGACACTCACTAGTTCGAAACGGGTGGTTACAACAACTATTAAGGCTTCATATTTTGGTCCAAGGCCACTCAAGGTATGAGTGAACAAATCGAGTTCAGTAACTTTCTCACCAATTTTTGTAAGCGAATATgctatagattttataaattgaaggtattcattcattcatttattaCCTTTCTTCTGATTCCGGAGTTGTAATCGCAACTGAACTAAACGATCTCTAGATTGTGTTGCGAATATTCTTTCAAGTGTATCCCGAAGACGCGAAGAGGTCTCTCACGCTTCTTTAACAACTTTAGTAAGAATGGAATCTGATAAGGCAGAGAGGAGCCAACTTATGATTCGTTGATATATCACCTCCCATGCTTCAAACTCGAGATTTACAATGATGGTAGGTTTTTATTCATGATCGTCAAGAACAACTTTAACATCATGTACCGAAGTAATTGTTGCATAGGGGCTGGGTGGGATTCAATAACAAATCGGAAAGAATGGTTGCCTTTAAAAAGTTGTATAACTTGACTTTTTCAGATTACAAAGTTGTGCTGATCAAGTTTAATAGAGACCGATTGAAGTTTGGAaacaacaaatttatatttgattcagCCATAGGATCGAAAAAAAGAAAGGATTTCTCCTACCTATAATCTCAACAAAtgtatcaaacaaaaattacgAACTTTCATCATACAATAAAGCAACAACAAAAACTATTGATTGATTATGGTGATTAATACCTACAAATAATGCAAGTGGACGACCCTCATTGTTCTTCCTATATGTTGTATCAAAACAAACAACGTctccaaaattataataatcagCTCTCATTTCTACAtcagacaaaaaaaatatttgttatcaaaTCATCCTTATTAACTTGAAGAGCATAATAAAGGCTACTATCACTATATTGTTGTTTTaacaaatattctaaaataCCTCTTGTGTCTCCAACCATCATActtcttatttttttgaatgCAGGTAATTTCTGTAATCTTCATGAATAAAACCTACAAATTGTTTCCCTCCCATTTGTCTCGTAATGAGTTCATGAGATGCTTTTGGATGAATTTCAACGTCACTTGTAATTTCAATTTGTATTTTAGCTAAAGAAGATATTTTTCTATGGCTTCTATGAAGCTGAGTCTTGTTTGGACTTGAACGACGATGATTATGCTCTTTTACAAATTGCACCACAATAAACATGTCACTTGTTCGGttacaaatattcattttagCTTCACAACCTAATCTTGTTTCAGGCCGACTGTTATTCACATAAACCGATCGTTTATCTTTTTTCCTCTTACCTTGAGCACTACAACAAAAGACTCTATCCAATATTTCCCCAAATTATCATTATGACTATGAGATTTTCTAATGCCAAAACCTACCCTTTTAGCATATGCCAAATAAAAGTCATACGCTTTTTCTTCAGTCTCAAACTCCATTCCTAATTGTGGTATAAAGTCTTTTATGATAAATGAATCATTTTTATCCAAGTCTATATCAAGCGGAAAACAATATTAGCATTTATACATTAAGAAAAATCTCATTATTATATTCTAACCTTTGTCAATAACATTAACATCATTTTTTGTACCGtcttcattttcttaaaaactTAAACGCCGACCGCTCGTAGATTCACCTTTTATTATATTACCACAATCTTATAAAACACACTTTATTGTTAAATActtcatattcatatttattttgaacaattaattaaataaatcatgttTTGAACATGACTTGAACTTGTTATTagtattaacaaaattaataaaggaAACTCTTTGCAGCAGTAAGTTTCTAGTCCccacattttataattattaaaattgggGTCAtctttattggaaaaaaatttaatgaatttctcCTTTTCATATATACAGAATTCATTAATaccaaattataatataaaattagacaAAATATCTTCTTCTAAAAGGTAACTTTCacaataagaaataaaaaaattactaaactATCtctttgaattaaaatttaaatttatagaaagaaaaacaaactcTTAAGATTTTActgtattttaattaagttgtgGTAAAAACATATATCGAAACAggccaaaaaataattgaatttttttgaaaatttgtgtgGACTTCTCTAATATTTAGAGGCAgactaataatatttattacatcagCATTAAATTTCTTATTCACCGTATTTGTTTTTCAGCCAAATATACCCTaactttttctaaaaaaaagttttactTTAGTCTTAACTCGTGAAGACGTGTTCATCCGAAAATAAGTTAGGATTTCGCATCCATTA is drawn from Impatiens glandulifera chromosome 3, dImpGla2.1, whole genome shotgun sequence and contains these coding sequences:
- the LOC124930416 gene encoding flavonoid 3'-monooxygenase CYP75B137-like — translated: MTLLSFFIFILNLIWCTSLLYKKFSRNAQKKQSLSLPPGPMGLPIFGNLPFLNSELHSYFTALAKSYGPIFSLRLGNKIAVVISTSSVAQEVLKDQDIIFANRDVPIAGKVAFYGGSDILWSPYGPEWRMLRKISVQEMLTKSKVDSFYDIRQREVRKMINRLWVRRMSLVNVGEEMFMTMLNSISTILWGECGNEMRERNLGIEFRLFVEELTMLMGVPNISDFIPSLSYLDLQGIEKKMKILVNKFDTVFELMINERMRKDDNNEKKDFLQGLLNLRKGGGDTKIPLTTSHLKSLLLDMILAGTGTTTNTMEFMLSEMMNDPQIMKKAQQELEVVVGPNNIVEESHMHKLPYLYAVMKETFRLHPPVPLLVPHCPSETCTIGGYTILKGTRVFINAWAIHRDPSLWENPLKFDPERFMKSKLDYSGNDFNYLPFGSGRRICPGIEIAEIMFLYLMASLIHSFEWKLSEGEKLDLEEKFALILKKKKALMTIPTPKLLSQALYE